The following coding sequences are from one Capsicum annuum cultivar UCD-10X-F1 chromosome 3, UCD10Xv1.1, whole genome shotgun sequence window:
- the LOC107862375 gene encoding tetraspanin-8-like, protein MVRENRIETTFPQDVIIAASVAAIGFSIWSRFSDGATHCQKVLEKPLLILAVFLLVFSVMILVGRFCHICMFISITFRILVYLVYLGLFCLSVFSVLVTNRNVSRALYGRGGNYSHYLLKKFVVNEEYWEHIKGCFVAYRFCQRTQKPVYFYTQSSCCKPPTYCGFEFHNATYWTIPKAGPAIADGDCKIWSNVQNDLCFNCQSCRTKILNLIQGGWKMYSLVYLITFLTVHLLYCVICCVTWKKNRSKGYQCPKVYPA, encoded by the exons atggtacgCGAAAACCGCATAGAAACGACATTCCCTCAAGATGTGATTATAGCGGCTTCTGTAGCAGCGATAGGGTTTTCAATTTGGTCACGCTTCAGCGACGGCGCTACGCATTGCCAGAAAGTGTTGGAGAAGCCTTTGCTAATACTGGCAGTGTTTCTACTAGTATTTTcagttatgatattggttggacgCTTTTGCCATATCTGCATGTTTATCAGCATTACATTTAGGATCTTGGTGTACTTGGTCTATTTGGGACTCTTCTGTTTATCGGTTTTCTCAGTTTTAGTCACCAATAGAAACGTGAGCAGGGCTTTATATGGGAGAGGTGGAAATTACTCACACTACTTGTTGAAGAAGTTTGTGGTGAATGAAGAGTATTGGGAGCACATTAAGGGCTGTTTCGTTGCTTACAGATTCTGTCAGCGTACTCAAAAACCGGTTTATTTTTATACTCAG TCGAGTTGTTGCAAGCCTCCCACTTATTGTGGCTTTGAGTTTCACAATGCTACCTACTGGACCATACCCAAAGCAGGGCCAGCGATAGCAGACGGTGACTGTAAGATTTGGAGCAATGTACAAAATGATCTCTGCTTCAATTGCCAATCATGTAGGACAAAAATCCTTAACCTCATCCAAGGTGGTTGGAAGATGTATTCCTTAGTCTATTTAATCACCTTCCTTACCGTACACTTGCTTTATTGTGTTATCTGTTGTGTTACCTGGAAGAAGAACAGATCAAAGGGATACCAATGTCCCAAAGTATACCCTGCATGA